From a region of the Gammaproteobacteria bacterium genome:
- a CDS encoding HisA/HisF-related TIM barrel protein, producing the protein MIIYPDIEIQNGQSVSLARGRKEEPTVFDISPLDAAEEFQNAGAEWLHVVDIDGVFRGRGYNSDLICEIIDNADIPVQVAGGIRTEHHVDWWFEHGASRIVLGTAAIKDTQLLRRVCHQYPGRIVVSIDVRNGFVLIDGWQTQTSFQPIELGKSFESIGVAAVIYTDIERFENHPESSLAGTSEMGTALELPIISSGTVHSLDDVSFLRFLPNIDGVITGKALFTGAVSLKDAIAIAGGPGVDASLAEEGVKPPSLADTTGQKEGDHRSDYKTMGQELLDLHQAYSKGAMTVEEYESAKLSILRNFGE; encoded by the coding sequence ATGATTATCTATCCTGATATAGAAATACAAAACGGGCAATCAGTCAGTCTAGCCCGTGGCCGCAAAGAAGAGCCCACGGTTTTTGATATCTCACCGCTTGACGCCGCAGAGGAGTTCCAGAATGCCGGTGCCGAATGGCTTCACGTGGTTGATATTGATGGCGTCTTCCGGGGCAGGGGATACAATTCGGACCTAATCTGCGAAATCATCGACAATGCAGATATACCTGTGCAGGTTGCCGGTGGTATCCGCACTGAACATCATGTCGACTGGTGGTTTGAACACGGGGCCTCCCGTATCGTACTGGGCACCGCGGCGATCAAGGATACTCAATTGCTACGACGTGTCTGCCATCAATATCCCGGCAGAATCGTTGTCAGCATTGATGTGAGAAACGGGTTTGTCTTGATCGATGGCTGGCAGACCCAGACTTCCTTTCAGCCAATTGAGCTGGGAAAAAGCTTTGAGAGTATAGGTGTAGCCGCAGTAATCTATACAGACATTGAACGATTTGAAAATCACCCTGAGAGCAGCTTAGCCGGGACCAGCGAGATGGGGACAGCACTGGAGCTCCCAATTATATCCTCGGGTACGGTTCATTCCCTTGATGATGTCTCCTTCTTGCGCTTCCTACCCAATATCGACGGGGTAATTACCGGCAAGGCGTTGTTTACCGGAGCAGTCAGCCTCAAAGATGCTATCGCTATTGCGGGTGGGCCTGGGGTCGATGCGTCACTGGCCGAGGAAGGTGTGAAACCACCCTCGCTGGCAGACACCACAGGTCAGAAGGAGGGCGATCATCGGAGTGATTACAAGACAATGGGCCAGGAACTGCTGGACCTACATCAGGCCTATTCCAAAGGGGCGATGACTGTTGAGGAATACGAAAGTGCGAAGCTCAGCATCTTGAGAAACTTTGGAGAATAA
- a CDS encoding alpha-L-glutamate ligase — MNKVYVIHENDDWMPPFREAFQSEGLPFEEWHMARVSLDLEDTPPEGVFYSRMSASAHTRGHRSIPEYTAGVLCWLEHHGRRVVNGSRALDLELSKLRQYQALKASAIRVPHTRAARDVEELRALSL, encoded by the coding sequence GTGAATAAGGTCTACGTCATTCACGAGAACGATGACTGGATGCCGCCGTTTAGGGAGGCTTTCCAGAGCGAAGGACTGCCATTTGAAGAGTGGCACATGGCGAGGGTAAGTCTCGATCTGGAAGACACCCCACCGGAAGGTGTCTTCTATAGCCGCATGAGTGCTTCAGCGCATACACGAGGACATCGCAGTATCCCTGAATATACAGCGGGTGTGCTGTGCTGGTTGGAGCATCACGGTCGGCGGGTAGTCAACGGGAGCCGGGCGCTCGATCTGGAACTCAGCAAGTTGCGTCAGTACCAGGCACTGAAAGCTTCGGCTATCCGGGTCCCCCACACCCGAGCGGCGCGTGATGTAGAGGAACTCCGGGCATTGAGCCTGAG
- a CDS encoding universal stress protein — MYKTILLPFYHCVPTAVEIDAAQLIARRYSSYIEGFFVPHLIRTVVGVGIVAHSAQSIDTDKQTEQLASEARQCFFNLLDERGIPVGTIDDTETRVRGHWEESNQVSDTIIGKNVRLFNLAIVRRNLDDKGSFWQRASEAVLFEGGRPLLLVSDTILETLGKNIVLAWNGSIEAARSLTASAPLLEEAERVVVLTVEGATVQGPSGAEVTDHLRARGIAAFEQTIDRENNTIGRAILDFAISADADMLVKGAFTHSRLRQLIFGGATREIMQHSTLPVLMCH, encoded by the coding sequence ATGTACAAGACAATTCTGCTACCGTTTTATCACTGTGTTCCTACCGCTGTTGAAATTGACGCAGCGCAGCTAATCGCTCGTCGTTACAGTAGCTACATAGAGGGCTTTTTTGTCCCACACCTGATTCGCACGGTTGTCGGCGTAGGCATTGTGGCGCACAGTGCCCAATCAATAGATACGGATAAGCAAACGGAACAACTGGCGAGTGAGGCGCGTCAATGCTTTTTCAATCTTCTTGACGAACGAGGTATTCCAGTCGGTACGATAGATGATACGGAGACCCGAGTAAGAGGGCATTGGGAGGAGAGCAATCAGGTCTCTGATACGATTATCGGGAAAAACGTACGCTTGTTTAATCTTGCAATCGTACGTCGCAATTTGGACGACAAGGGGTCATTCTGGCAGAGGGCTTCTGAAGCGGTGCTCTTCGAAGGCGGCAGACCACTGCTGCTGGTCAGTGACACCATCCTCGAGACCCTTGGGAAAAATATTGTTTTAGCCTGGAACGGCAGTATTGAAGCGGCCAGAAGCCTCACCGCAAGTGCGCCACTTCTGGAAGAAGCAGAACGGGTTGTTGTCCTGACCGTAGAAGGCGCGACCGTGCAGGGTCCCAGCGGTGCTGAGGTTACCGACCATTTACGGGCTCGGGGTATTGCCGCCTTTGAACAAACTATTGACAGGGAAAACAACACCATCGGTCGAGCAATTCTAGATTTTGCCATAAGTGCGGATGCGGATATGCTGGTCAAAGGCGCATTCACTCATTCGAGGTTGCGACAACTGATATTTGGAGGAGCGACTCGGGAAATCATGCAACACTCGACGCTACCGGTGCTCATGTGTCATTAA